In a single window of the Necator americanus strain Aroian chromosome X, whole genome shotgun sequence genome:
- a CDS encoding hypothetical protein (NECATOR_CHRX.G26132.T1): MEFRPEYGRPPPEFYRGVDYPDYREFREADYRDWPRHDFTQQRARSHSRLDPEYIPSDFPTYGRPLDKSLRSKSLDHRDAFRDDPALFDDRRGVNIPIYRERNERNYDYERDLYTPFVRKEDRRDGMLEATGRNAYSRDVDIPMKRMPRALTRSTEWLARRNYDDRPRNPRDLSRTEGYSPKSASSSKRHNLNISVDPGRGRREYGRSEEFLGYGRDDGREMYRDESRHIEGDVRGGGNSHKRQAHSSYHYESHSGGGAGFGSPSRRAITQQPMHGPAQPAAAPGTYQPIRHHRVKCCCFNFTWPPWSYEPTAPPQPLYRNI, translated from the exons ATGGAGTTTCGGCCCGAATATGGCCGTCCTCCGCCGGAGTTCTACCGTGGCGTAGACTATCCTGACTATCGAGAATTCCGTGAAGCTGACTACCGCGACTGGCCACGGCACGATTTCACGCAACAACGTGCACGATCTCATTCACGACTCGATCCTGAGTATATTCCGTCCGACTTTCCCACTTACGGCCGTCCGCTAGACAAATCACTTAG GAGCAAATCATTAGATCATCGTGATGCATTCCGAGACGATCCAGCACTGTTCGACGATCGTCGTGGAGTGAATATTCCGATCTACCGCGAACGTAATGAAAGGAATTACGACTACGAAAGAGACTTGTATACCCCATTCGTTAGAAAAGAGGATAGACGTGACGGTATGTTGGAAGCTACCGGTCGAAATGCATATTCACGGGATGTTGACATACCAATGAAGAGGATGCCTCGAGCACTCACAAGAAGCACCGAGTGGTTGGCTCGACGCAACTACGACGACAGACCTCGCAATCCACGAGACTTGTCCAGAACAGAGGGGTATTCGCCGAAGTCGGCGTCGTCGTCGAAACGACACAATCTGAACATTTCCGTTGATCCAGGACGTGGTCGACGAGAGTATGGGAGATCTGAAGAGTTCCTCGGCTACGGTCGTGACGATGGCAGGGAGATGTACCGCGACGAAAGTAGGCATATTGAAGGCGACGTTCGCGGTGGTGGGAATTCGCACAAACGTCAAGCTCATTCGAGCTATCACTACGAGTCGCACAGCGGCGGCGGTGCTGGATTTGGCTCGCCTTCTCGTCGAGCCATCACACAGCAACCGATGCACGGACCTGCGCAGCCAGCAGCTGCTCCGGGAACGTATCAGCCGATCCGGCATCATCGTGTCAAATGCTGTTGTTTCAACTTCACTTGGCCACCGTGGAGTTACGAGCCGACGGCTCCACCGCAACCGCTCTATAGGAACATTTAA
- a CDS encoding hypothetical protein (NECATOR_CHRX.G26132.T2) — protein sequence MEFRPEYGRPPPEFYRGVDYPDYREFREADYRDWPRHDFTQQRARSHSRLDPEYIPSDFPTYGRPLDKSLRSKSLDHRDAFRDDPALFDDRRGVNIPIYRERNERNYDYERDLYTPFVRKEDRRDGMLEATGRNAYSRDVDIPMKRMPRALTRSTEWLARRNYDDRPRNPRDLSRTEGYSPKSASSSKRHNLNISVDPGRGRREYGRSEEFLGYGRDDGREMYRDESRHIEGDVRGGGNSHKRQAHSSYHYESHSGGGAGFGSPSRRAITQQPMHGPAQPAAAPGTYQPIRHHQDLLFVVYISLSYRRLIDVVEGSAITATPVLFLQSGVVSMRNASIYSLFFSYI from the exons ATGGAGTTTCGGCCCGAATATGGCCGTCCTCCGCCGGAGTTCTACCGTGGCGTAGACTATCCTGACTATCGAGAATTCCGTGAAGCTGACTACCGCGACTGGCCACGGCACGATTTCACGCAACAACGTGCACGATCTCATTCACGACTCGATCCTGAGTATATTCCGTCCGACTTTCCCACTTACGGCCGTCCGCTAGACAAATCACTTAG GAGCAAATCATTAGATCATCGTGATGCATTCCGAGACGATCCAGCACTGTTCGACGATCGTCGTGGAGTGAATATTCCGATCTACCGCGAACGTAATGAAAGGAATTACGACTACGAAAGAGACTTGTATACCCCATTCGTTAGAAAAGAGGATAGACGTGACGGTATGTTGGAAGCTACCGGTCGAAATGCATATTCACGGGATGTTGACATACCAATGAAGAGGATGCCTCGAGCACTCACAAGAAGCACCGAGTGGTTGGCTCGACGCAACTACGACGACAGACCTCGCAATCCACGAGACTTGTCCAGAACAGAGGGGTATTCGCCGAAGTCGGCGTCGTCGTCGAAACGACACAATCTGAACATTTCCGTTGATCCAGGACGTGGTCGACGAGAGTATGGGAGATCTGAAGAGTTCCTCGGCTACGGTCGTGACGATGGCAGGGAGATGTACCGCGACGAAAGTAGGCATATTGAAGGCGACGTTCGCGGTGGTGGGAATTCGCACAAACGTCAAGCTCATTCGAGCTATCACTACGAGTCGCACAGCGGCGGCGGTGCTGGATTTGGCTCGCCTTCTCGTCGAGCCATCACACAGCAACCGATGCACGGACCTGCGCAGCCAGCAGCTGCTCCGGGAACGTATCAGCCGATCCGGCATCATC AGGACCTATTATTCGTTGTATATATATCGCTTTCCTACCGTCGCCTCATCGACGTCGTCGAG ggCTCTGCCATCACTGCCACACCAGTCCTCTTCCTCCAATCTGGTGTTGTTTCAATGAGGAATGCCTCAATCTACTCTTTGTTTTTCAGTTATATATAG